A single genomic interval of Chryseobacterium paludis harbors:
- a CDS encoding glycoside hydrolase family 127 protein, translating into MNRRVLILFLGFASFAFGQTEKKINYFPLNRVHLSDSDFRKAMQTDKKYILSMNADRLLAPYLKEAGLKFKKENYPNWENTGLDGHIGGHYISALALMYASTDDREVKQRLDYMIDELERCQDFSGNGYLSGVPNGKKIWKEIAGGNIRAATFGLNDRWVPLYNIHKTYSGLRDAYWYADSEKAKKILIKLTDWMVDEVSGLSDAQIQEMLRSEHGGLNEVFADVYDITKNPKYLKLAHRFSHLAILNPLLNDEDKLTGIHANTQIPKVIGFKRIADLENNKEWSNAADFFWTNVTQKRSVIIGGNSVSEHFNPINDFGGMIKSVEGPETCNTYNMLKLSRELYATNPKSSYIDYYERALYNHILSTQNPEKGGFVYFTPMRPGHYRVYSQPETSFWCCVGSGMENQAKYGEMIYAYSDEDLYVNLFIPSILKWSEKKVVLRQENNFPESASTKLIFDVASKSNINLKLRAPQWSDASQITISVNGKNINVAVDAEGYFNIKREWKKSDVIEMKMPMHLSAEQLPDNSDYFAFKYGPIVLAAKYGKENQDGLLADDSRGGHIAHGPQIPLNEIPTILGSSASVLSHLENVNGKDLTFRLKGLYPPNKFGNGLELVPFYKIQEERYIIYFPQADQDKIVMIQKQKAEEEEDLKKLNSITSDKIQLGEQQPESDHFIDSKDSNTGYIEDRHFREAKGWFSYQMRNKNKNAKYVYVLYFDVNNNRMLNVEINGVKVISKDFDGTLGSSPQSLLIPIPESENRKEVLTIKFKSGEKSLTPKIIEVRVLNQMPDKN; encoded by the coding sequence ATGAACAGACGGGTTTTGATACTTTTTTTAGGATTTGCTTCATTTGCTTTTGGGCAGACAGAGAAGAAAATCAATTATTTTCCGCTAAATAGAGTTCATTTATCTGATAGTGATTTTCGAAAAGCAATGCAAACGGATAAAAAATATATCCTATCGATGAATGCAGACAGACTTTTGGCACCGTACCTAAAAGAAGCAGGATTGAAATTTAAAAAAGAAAATTATCCCAATTGGGAAAATACAGGACTGGATGGTCATATCGGTGGTCATTACATTTCCGCTCTGGCTCTCATGTATGCTTCAACAGATGATCGAGAAGTCAAGCAGCGTTTGGATTATATGATCGATGAACTGGAACGGTGTCAGGATTTTTCAGGAAACGGTTATCTTTCGGGAGTTCCGAATGGTAAAAAAATCTGGAAGGAGATTGCCGGGGGGAACATCCGGGCTGCAACTTTTGGTCTGAACGACCGTTGGGTTCCACTGTATAATATCCACAAAACATATTCAGGTTTGCGGGATGCTTATTGGTATGCTGATAGTGAGAAAGCAAAAAAGATACTGATAAAACTCACAGATTGGATGGTTGATGAAGTTTCCGGACTTTCCGATGCGCAGATTCAGGAGATGCTTCGTAGTGAACATGGCGGTTTGAATGAAGTATTTGCTGATGTTTACGACATCACAAAAAATCCGAAATATCTCAAACTTGCCCATCGCTTTTCACATCTTGCAATTTTAAACCCCTTATTGAATGATGAAGATAAACTAACTGGAATTCATGCTAATACACAGATTCCGAAAGTGATTGGTTTTAAACGTATTGCGGATTTAGAAAATAATAAAGAATGGAGCAATGCTGCCGATTTTTTCTGGACGAACGTTACGCAAAAACGTTCGGTAATTATCGGAGGAAACAGTGTGAGTGAGCATTTTAATCCAATTAATGATTTCGGTGGAATGATTAAAAGTGTCGAAGGTCCCGAAACCTGTAATACCTATAATATGCTGAAACTCTCCAGAGAATTATATGCAACGAATCCAAAATCATCTTATATAGATTATTACGAAAGAGCTTTATACAACCATATTCTTTCCACTCAAAATCCTGAAAAAGGTGGTTTTGTTTATTTCACACCAATGCGTCCAGGTCATTACAGGGTTTATTCTCAGCCTGAAACCAGCTTTTGGTGTTGCGTAGGCTCAGGAATGGAGAATCAGGCCAAGTATGGAGAAATGATTTATGCTTATTCAGATGAAGATCTGTATGTAAACCTTTTTATCCCTTCCATTTTAAAATGGTCTGAAAAGAAAGTGGTTCTTAGGCAGGAAAATAACTTCCCGGAATCAGCATCTACAAAACTGATTTTTGACGTCGCTTCAAAATCAAATATAAATTTGAAATTAAGAGCACCGCAATGGTCGGATGCTTCTCAGATTACCATTTCAGTAAATGGTAAAAATATTAATGTTGCTGTTGATGCTGAAGGTTACTTTAATATCAAAAGAGAATGGAAGAAAAGTGATGTTATAGAAATGAAAATGCCGATGCATCTTTCTGCAGAACAACTTCCCGATAATTCGGACTATTTTGCGTTTAAATATGGCCCGATTGTTTTAGCTGCTAAATATGGAAAAGAAAATCAGGATGGACTCTTGGCCGATGACAGCAGAGGCGGACACATCGCGCACGGTCCGCAGATTCCTTTAAATGAAATTCCTACCATTTTGGGAAGCTCAGCCTCGGTTTTAAGTCATTTGGAAAATGTTAATGGAAAAGATCTCACCTTCAGATTAAAAGGTTTGTATCCTCCGAATAAATTCGGTAATGGACTAGAACTGGTTCCGTTTTATAAAATTCAGGAAGAACGTTACATCATTTACTTTCCGCAGGCGGATCAGGATAAAATTGTAATGATTCAGAAACAGAAAGCCGAAGAAGAAGAGGACCTCAAAAAACTGAACAGCATTACATCAGATAAAATCCAGTTGGGTGAACAGCAGCCAGAATCAGACCATTTCATCGACAGCAAAGATTCCAATACCGGTTATATCGAAGACCGCCATTTCCGCGAGGCTAAAGGTTGGTTCAGTTACCAGATGAGAAATAAGAATAAAAATGCAAAATATGTTTATGTTCTTTATTTCGATGTCAATAACAACCGAATGTTGAATGTGGAAATTAATGGAGTAAAAGTGATTTCTAAAGATTTCGATGGAACATTAGGCAGCTCTCCACAATCATTATTAATTCCGATTCCTGAATCTGAAAATCGTAAGGAAGTTCTTACGATAAAATTTAAATCAGGTGAAAAATCACTTACCCCGAAGATCATTGAAGTAAGAGTACTTAATCAAATGCCAGATAAAAACTAA
- a CDS encoding sialate O-acetylesterase gives MNNKLNKILSLLLCLFCIFIEAKITLPALVSDGMVLQRNQKLNIWGKADAGEKIEIKFFNKKYSTTSDQTGNWKITLPEQKAGGPYVMTINEVTLRNILIGDVWLASGQSNMELPMRRLIPLYANEIKNANNQNIRFFTVPQKYNFKSPQTELDGGKWEVTNPQTILNFSGVAYFFAKQLSEKNKIAIGIIHSSLGGAPIQSWMDENSLKKYPEYLDEAKKWQNDELIKSTESTEQALSKAWYTELSQSDIGLNQHWESFGLDDSSWKTMRIPGSWEDKEGPFEGSVWFRKEFNLTKSQAGKTAFLNLGRIKDADVTYINGVKVGNVTYEYPPRWYDIPAGILKEGKNIIATRITNGSGKGEFIADKPYYIEIDGNKIDLKTEWKYKVGAKMEKMAPGQTFIRWKPVGLYNAMINPLINYNIKGVIWYQGEGNTGEPKEYGDLLTTMILDWRNKWNHKDMPFFTVQLANFMDPKTQPVESNWAELRDQQRRVSLKVPNTGLAVIIDLGEWNDIHPLNKKSVGERLALQAFKVAYRKNIIADGPVYQSMKVQENRIILTFKSGTDNFEPVSELKGFAIKSKDGKYEWAKAKIEGNRITVWNDIVKEPFAVRYDWADNPDGNLRNKSGLPASPFTTE, from the coding sequence ATGAACAATAAACTCAATAAAATTTTAAGCTTGCTTCTCTGCCTATTCTGTATTTTCATTGAAGCAAAAATAACACTTCCTGCGTTGGTCTCAGATGGAATGGTTTTGCAGAGAAATCAAAAACTAAATATCTGGGGAAAAGCAGATGCCGGAGAAAAAATTGAAATTAAATTCTTCAATAAGAAATACAGCACAACTTCCGACCAAACGGGGAACTGGAAAATCACGCTTCCTGAGCAGAAAGCAGGGGGGCCTTATGTTATGACCATTAATGAAGTAACATTGAGAAATATTCTCATCGGTGATGTTTGGCTGGCTTCCGGACAGTCGAATATGGAACTGCCAATGCGCAGGCTGATACCTCTTTATGCGAATGAAATTAAAAATGCAAATAACCAGAATATCAGATTTTTCACTGTTCCTCAAAAATATAATTTCAAGTCACCTCAAACTGAGCTTGACGGCGGCAAATGGGAAGTAACAAATCCACAGACTATTCTTAATTTTTCTGGAGTTGCCTATTTTTTTGCAAAGCAGTTGAGTGAAAAAAATAAAATTGCCATTGGTATTATTCACTCGAGTCTGGGTGGGGCACCAATCCAGTCGTGGATGGATGAAAATTCTCTGAAAAAATATCCTGAATATCTGGATGAAGCAAAAAAATGGCAAAATGATGAGTTAATTAAGTCTACAGAATCTACAGAACAGGCATTAAGTAAAGCATGGTATACAGAGCTTAGCCAGAGTGATATCGGATTGAATCAGCACTGGGAAAGTTTCGGCCTGGATGATTCCAGCTGGAAGACGATGCGAATTCCCGGTTCGTGGGAAGATAAAGAAGGGCCTTTCGAAGGTTCAGTTTGGTTTAGAAAAGAATTTAACTTAACTAAAAGTCAGGCAGGAAAAACAGCATTTTTAAATTTAGGAAGAATAAAAGATGCCGATGTGACGTACATTAATGGCGTAAAAGTAGGAAATGTAACCTACGAATATCCGCCTCGCTGGTACGATATTCCGGCAGGCATTTTGAAAGAAGGCAAAAATATCATTGCCACAAGGATTACGAATGGAAGCGGAAAAGGAGAGTTTATCGCCGACAAACCTTATTATATCGAAATCGATGGAAATAAAATAGATTTAAAAACAGAATGGAAATATAAGGTTGGTGCCAAGATGGAAAAAATGGCTCCCGGACAAACTTTTATTCGTTGGAAACCAGTAGGATTGTACAACGCAATGATTAATCCACTAATCAATTATAATATAAAAGGAGTAATTTGGTATCAAGGGGAAGGTAATACCGGAGAACCAAAAGAATACGGAGATCTACTGACTACGATGATTCTGGATTGGCGAAACAAATGGAATCATAAGGATATGCCGTTTTTTACCGTACAGCTGGCCAATTTTATGGACCCGAAAACTCAGCCTGTGGAAAGCAATTGGGCAGAGTTGAGAGACCAACAGCGTCGGGTTTCGTTGAAAGTTCCAAATACAGGACTTGCCGTAATTATTGATTTAGGAGAATGGAATGATATTCATCCTTTAAATAAAAAATCAGTTGGCGAAAGATTAGCTTTACAGGCATTTAAAGTGGCTTATAGAAAAAATATCATCGCAGATGGACCAGTGTATCAATCAATGAAGGTACAAGAAAATAGAATTATTCTTACTTTTAAATCTGGAACGGATAATTTTGAGCCTGTTTCTGAATTGAAAGGTTTTGCAATCAAAAGTAAGGATGGAAAATATGAGTGGGCGAAGGCGAAAATCGAAGGTAACAGAATCACTGTCTGGAATGACATTGTAAAAGAACCATTTGCTGTCCGCTATGACTGGGCAGATAATCCCGATGGAAACCTTAGAAATAAATCCGGACTTCCCGCTTCACCGTTTACTACGGAATAA
- a CDS encoding NUDIX hydrolase, producing the protein MLKDYLHYPQHFVAVDCIIFGFDGENLKILLVKRNFKPKKGEWSLMGGFIGSDESSDQAANRVLHTLTGLENIYLEQLNAYTKIDREPNARIISISYYALINIDNDIHINEKYSSKWFDLKNCPELIFDHNEMVKDAVLRLRRRATTKPIGFELLAKKFTMKDIQNLYEAIFDEKYDKRNFTNKINAMDILVNTNEKDMNSSKKGSFLYRFDEDKYNKKLSEGFMFKI; encoded by the coding sequence ATGTTAAAAGATTACTTACATTATCCACAGCATTTTGTTGCAGTTGACTGTATCATCTTTGGTTTTGATGGAGAAAATCTAAAAATTCTTCTCGTTAAAAGAAATTTCAAACCAAAAAAAGGAGAATGGTCTCTGATGGGAGGTTTTATAGGTTCTGATGAAAGTTCTGATCAAGCAGCAAACCGGGTTCTACATACTTTGACAGGTCTGGAAAACATTTATTTAGAGCAGTTAAATGCTTATACAAAAATTGATCGTGAACCAAATGCTAGAATTATATCCATTTCATATTATGCACTTATTAACATTGACAATGACATTCATATCAATGAAAAGTATAGTTCCAAATGGTTTGACCTCAAAAACTGCCCAGAACTCATTTTTGATCATAACGAAATGGTAAAAGATGCGGTTTTAAGATTAAGAAGAAGAGCCACTACTAAACCGATCGGTTTTGAATTGCTGGCAAAAAAATTTACAATGAAAGATATCCAGAATCTTTATGAAGCTATTTTTGATGAAAAATACGACAAAAGGAATTTCACGAACAAGATAAATGCTATGGATATTCTGGTCAATACCAATGAAAAAGATATGAACTCTTCTAAAAAAGGATCTTTCCTTTATAGATTCGATGAAGATAAATACAATAAAAAATTATCAGAAGGATTTATGTTTAAGATCTAA
- a CDS encoding DUF294 nucleotidyltransferase-like domain-containing protein: MTEEKIISLLKITEPFLLLPETVLAEISETLIKTEFSKDTLAYRQEVTEMAGVDIISSGEYETFFFDATENKRCVTKHHSPYCFGGISVVLNRVRALKSAIAKKGTVVYTLPRKEFYELCNAYEDFFHYFTSDFGIKMLDEEFSHFVKTPATFEESYFAADQLYSRKIEGIAYKSIVSCEENTPVFEAARLMAANKVSCIFIKNSENREIIGYATDITLRDRVIARCLDSRTAILEVMDNPIVSISSDAYLYEAILMMFQTKSRYLLVKDKEGYVGFLSRNRLLSEQAQSPLVFIQSVKQAENIEELLKKWKQVPDMINQLLGRGVHGEIASQVITTIADTITGKVIEKVIKEIGNPPAKFAFIVTGSEGRKEQTLSTDQDNGIIYEDKGNEQREIVREYFLEFAKRVSDDLNTIGFVYCKGGFMASNPKWTHSLSHWKRDYARWIDESIPENAMKFSTFFDFRFIYGEENIVWELKTFIKEKLVSPNQLFFAHIAKNALQYEPPLTFFKKIKTQTIGKSEVFDIKTAMSPIVDLVRVYALKNHLELENTGERMKRLTEIGIFTQQQYNEIHQSYYYLMALRLKNQANEINIDKRHPDNYVDISKLTRIERVTLIEIFKTIGNFQSGIKMKFIGSL, from the coding sequence ATGACAGAAGAAAAAATTATTTCACTATTAAAAATAACAGAGCCCTTTCTCCTTTTGCCCGAAACGGTTCTTGCTGAAATCTCCGAAACACTTATTAAAACCGAGTTTTCTAAAGACACGCTGGCTTATCGTCAGGAAGTGACCGAGATGGCGGGTGTAGATATTATTTCATCAGGAGAATACGAAACTTTCTTTTTCGATGCTACTGAAAATAAAAGATGTGTTACTAAACACCATTCTCCTTACTGTTTCGGCGGAATTTCGGTGGTTCTGAACAGAGTCCGTGCGCTGAAATCAGCCATTGCCAAAAAAGGAACTGTGGTTTATACTTTACCCAGAAAAGAATTTTATGAATTGTGTAATGCGTACGAAGATTTTTTTCATTATTTTACTTCAGATTTTGGTATAAAAATGCTGGATGAGGAGTTTTCACACTTTGTAAAAACACCCGCAACCTTCGAAGAAAGTTATTTTGCAGCCGATCAGCTGTATTCCCGGAAAATTGAAGGCATTGCTTATAAAAGTATTGTTTCGTGTGAGGAAAATACACCTGTTTTTGAAGCTGCCAGACTGATGGCCGCCAATAAGGTAAGCTGTATCTTTATCAAAAATTCGGAAAACAGAGAGATTATTGGTTATGCTACCGATATTACCTTAAGGGATCGTGTCATCGCCCGTTGTCTGGATTCAAGAACAGCTATTTTAGAGGTAATGGATAATCCGATTGTAAGTATTTCCAGTGATGCCTATTTATATGAAGCGATTCTGATGATGTTCCAAACCAAATCAAGGTATCTTTTAGTGAAAGATAAAGAAGGATATGTTGGTTTTTTAAGCAGAAACAGGTTGCTGAGCGAGCAGGCACAAAGTCCTTTGGTGTTTATCCAGTCAGTAAAGCAGGCAGAAAACATCGAAGAGCTCCTCAAAAAATGGAAACAGGTTCCGGATATGATCAATCAGCTTTTGGGAAGAGGAGTACATGGCGAAATTGCCAGCCAGGTCATTACCACGATTGCCGATACGATAACAGGAAAGGTAATAGAGAAAGTGATAAAAGAAATTGGAAATCCACCTGCGAAATTTGCTTTTATTGTTACGGGAAGTGAAGGACGAAAAGAACAGACCCTAAGCACAGATCAGGATAACGGAATCATCTATGAAGACAAAGGGAATGAGCAGAGAGAAATTGTAAGAGAATATTTTTTAGAATTTGCCAAACGTGTTTCAGATGATCTTAACACCATTGGTTTTGTATACTGTAAAGGCGGTTTTATGGCAAGTAATCCAAAATGGACCCATTCTCTTTCCCATTGGAAAAGAGATTATGCAAGATGGATAGATGAATCTATACCAGAAAATGCAATGAAATTTTCTACATTTTTTGATTTCCGTTTTATTTATGGTGAGGAAAATATTGTATGGGAGCTTAAAACTTTTATCAAGGAAAAACTTGTTTCACCCAACCAGCTGTTTTTTGCACACATTGCAAAAAATGCGCTTCAATATGAGCCTCCTTTGACTTTTTTCAAAAAAATAAAGACTCAAACGATTGGTAAATCAGAAGTTTTCGATATTAAAACGGCAATGTCTCCAATTGTAGATCTGGTTCGTGTATATGCATTGAAAAATCATCTGGAATTAGAAAATACTGGCGAAAGAATGAAGAGACTTACTGAAATTGGAATTTTCACACAACAGCAGTATAACGAAATTCATCAATCTTACTATTATCTGATGGCTCTGCGACTTAAAAATCAGGCTAATGAGATAAATATTGATAAGAGGCACCCTGACAATTATGTGGATATTAGTAAATTAACCAGAATAGAACGGGTGACATTGATTGAAATTTTCAAAACTATTGGCAATTTTCAGTCAGGTATCAAGATGAAATTTATTGGAAGTTTATAA
- a CDS encoding 3'-5' exonuclease, translating to MKKYLLFIDTETTGIPKRWNLPYSETDNWPSAVQVSWILYDENSKEIKRENFYINEDFEISLPSFKVHKISREFLSNNGKARKFVLQKLSKDIQQYHPLITGHFTEFDIHTLSCDFYRAGLENPFPQSHFYCTMLKSKDYILNPQVYYFRLPQLYDFLFNEKMEDSHDAVIDAEMTAKCFFEIRSRGEISEDELQKIHHEIECKLKFLTDKME from the coding sequence TTGAAAAAATATCTCCTTTTTATCGATACCGAAACAACAGGAATCCCGAAACGTTGGAATCTGCCTTATTCTGAAACGGACAACTGGCCTTCAGCAGTTCAGGTTTCATGGATTTTGTATGATGAAAACAGTAAAGAAATTAAAAGAGAGAATTTTTATATTAATGAAGATTTTGAAATCAGTTTACCGTCATTCAAAGTTCACAAAATTTCCAGAGAATTTTTAAGCAACAATGGAAAAGCACGAAAGTTTGTTCTACAGAAGCTTTCAAAAGATATTCAGCAATATCATCCGTTAATTACAGGACATTTTACAGAATTTGATATTCATACGCTAAGCTGTGATTTTTACAGAGCGGGTTTGGAAAATCCTTTTCCTCAAAGTCATTTTTACTGCACGATGCTAAAAAGCAAAGACTATATTTTAAATCCTCAAGTTTATTATTTTCGTTTGCCACAGCTTTACGATTTCCTTTTTAATGAAAAAATGGAAGACTCTCATGATGCTGTGATTGATGCTGAAATGACGGCAAAATGTTTTTTTGAAATTCGTTCTCGCGGAGAGATTTCTGAAGATGAACTTCAGAAAATCCATCACGAAATAGAATGTAAATTAAAATTTTTAACAGATAAAATGGAATAA
- a CDS encoding sodium:solute symporter family transporter — MGNLATIDIIIFLVYFVVVAGYGIWIYNKKKSAATGSKDYFLAEGSLTWWAIGASLIASNISAEQFIGMSGEGFFVGIAVAAYEWIAAIALIIIAVWFIPIYLKNKIYTMPQFLETRYNKSVSLIMAVFWLFLYVIVNLTSILYLGALAIDTLLGGGHLHIIMIGLLLMALLIGLGGMKVIGYTDVIQVAVLIIGGFATVYMALQIVDQRINGADVGNAFAGFQTLMNEAPQHFKLMLDKPTTTTTTLAMPENLNVQKYVVLPGLAMYFAGQWIVNLNYWGCNQYITQRALGADLKTARTGILFAGFLKLFMPIIVMLPGIAAYVLYTKGHLPGFNGVKDGAYSAILGFLPSGLKGLAVAALTAAIVASLAGKVNSISTIFTLDIYKKYLKADATEIQMVRTGRWAIIIAMAVALAFTWTDVLGIGGEGGFTFIQKYTGFISPGVFAMFLLGMFWKRTTGIAALVGVILGFLLAIFFNSFAVDIFGKETWLYTAFTYEKLENGVVHTITEIPFLINMGWSFFITVAVMVIISLAGPKVNPKAFAIDATMFKVDSRTLVMIVVTVLLLTALYVRFW, encoded by the coding sequence ATGGGAAACTTAGCAACGATTGATATCATCATATTTCTTGTTTATTTTGTGGTGGTAGCCGGTTACGGAATTTGGATTTATAATAAGAAGAAGTCCGCTGCCACAGGTAGTAAGGATTATTTTTTGGCAGAAGGCTCACTCACCTGGTGGGCCATTGGTGCCAGTTTGATTGCATCCAATATTTCGGCTGAACAGTTTATCGGGATGAGTGGTGAAGGTTTTTTTGTGGGGATTGCTGTTGCAGCTTATGAATGGATTGCAGCAATTGCATTGATAATCATCGCCGTCTGGTTCATTCCTATTTATCTTAAAAATAAGATTTATACAATGCCTCAATTTCTGGAGACCCGTTATAACAAGTCGGTTTCGTTGATAATGGCTGTATTCTGGCTGTTTTTATATGTAATTGTAAACCTTACCTCGATTTTATATTTAGGAGCCCTGGCTATAGATACCTTACTTGGAGGAGGGCATTTGCATATTATTATGATCGGGTTGCTGTTGATGGCCTTACTTATCGGTTTAGGTGGAATGAAGGTGATAGGTTATACTGATGTAATTCAGGTGGCAGTTCTTATCATCGGAGGTTTTGCAACGGTTTACATGGCTCTTCAGATTGTTGACCAGAGAATTAACGGAGCTGATGTAGGAAATGCTTTCGCAGGATTTCAAACTTTGATGAATGAAGCACCGCAACACTTTAAGTTAATGCTTGACAAACCAACGACTACAACGACCACCTTGGCAATGCCTGAAAATCTGAATGTGCAGAAATATGTGGTTCTACCGGGCTTGGCAATGTATTTTGCAGGGCAGTGGATCGTAAACCTGAATTATTGGGGATGCAACCAGTACATCACACAACGCGCTTTGGGAGCTGATTTAAAAACAGCAAGGACCGGAATTCTGTTCGCAGGATTCTTGAAGTTATTTATGCCGATTATCGTAATGCTTCCAGGAATTGCAGCGTATGTTTTATACACAAAAGGACATTTACCTGGTTTCAACGGGGTAAAAGACGGAGCGTATTCGGCGATTTTAGGATTTTTACCTTCGGGATTGAAAGGACTTGCAGTTGCAGCACTTACCGCAGCAATCGTAGCATCTTTGGCAGGAAAAGTAAACAGTATTTCGACGATTTTCACTTTAGATATTTATAAAAAATACCTGAAAGCAGATGCTACTGAAATCCAGATGGTAAGAACGGGGCGTTGGGCAATAATTATTGCAATGGCTGTTGCTTTAGCCTTTACGTGGACTGATGTTTTGGGAATCGGAGGAGAAGGTGGTTTTACATTCATCCAGAAATATACCGGATTTATCAGTCCCGGAGTTTTTGCAATGTTCCTTTTGGGAATGTTCTGGAAAAGAACGACAGGAATAGCAGCTTTAGTCGGAGTTATTCTGGGATTCTTACTGGCTATTTTCTTCAACAGTTTTGCAGTAGATATTTTTGGGAAAGAAACTTGGCTATACACTGCTTTTACCTATGAAAAATTAGAAAATGGCGTAGTTCATACGATTACAGAAATTCCGTTTTTGATTAATATGGGCTGGTCATTCTTTATCACGGTTGCTGTTATGGTGATAATAAGTTTGGCTGGTCCGAAAGTAAATCCAAAAGCTTTCGCAATAGATGCAACCATGTTTAAAGTAGATTCCAGAACATTGGTTATGATTGTAGTAACAGTTCTTTTACTGACCGCACTTTATGTGAGATTTTGGTAA
- a CDS encoding MFS transporter, producing the protein MNNSSQKISVIEKIGYSLGDLAANLVFQTLVTYLAYFYTDIYGLKPENASIITLTVGLLAGFVFNPMIGALADRTRTKWGKFRPWILLSAIPLGAAALLAFSTPDFSYKGKMIYAAVTYSVLLLLYAANNLPYAALSGVITGDMGERNSISSYRFVAVMFAQFFVQVFMLPIILSAGHGNKAAGIEVVMTWLAIIGTAMLLITFFTTKERVVPKPEQESTLGADLKDLKKNKPWIIMLVVTALIFITLAMKGGSYVYYFNNYVDEASLQQFISPITNFFNSIGMNFFGEDARSAGFGLFNAGGIIMMIVGITFSKKFADKYGKRDAFIASLFISTLFVVAFIFYPPKSVGLMFLSQILHGFFYGIGTPLLWAMIADVADYSEWKNNRRATAIIFSAMMVGLKVGLSIGSSLVAYIIGQYGYISSEGAVNVIQPETVSAGAKMLVSVFPSIPFFLACGLLMFYEINKKMEIKIEQELKERRK; encoded by the coding sequence ATGAACAACTCATCCCAAAAAATATCTGTTATTGAGAAAATCGGCTACAGTTTAGGAGACCTAGCAGCCAATCTGGTTTTCCAGACGCTCGTAACATATTTAGCGTATTTCTATACAGATATTTATGGATTAAAACCGGAAAATGCCTCTATCATTACACTCACCGTCGGATTATTGGCTGGTTTTGTCTTCAACCCAATGATTGGTGCTTTGGCAGACCGAACACGAACAAAGTGGGGGAAGTTCCGTCCGTGGATTTTGCTGTCTGCCATTCCGTTGGGTGCAGCAGCGCTTTTAGCATTCAGTACTCCTGATTTTTCGTATAAAGGAAAAATGATTTATGCAGCAGTCACTTACTCTGTATTACTATTGCTTTACGCGGCCAATAATTTACCTTATGCTGCTTTAAGTGGTGTAATCACAGGCGATATGGGTGAGCGCAACAGTATTTCTTCTTATCGTTTTGTAGCTGTAATGTTTGCGCAATTTTTTGTTCAGGTATTTATGTTACCGATTATTTTATCTGCAGGACATGGCAATAAAGCGGCCGGAATCGAAGTGGTAATGACTTGGTTAGCGATTATAGGAACAGCAATGTTACTGATAACATTTTTCACCACCAAAGAAAGAGTGGTTCCAAAACCGGAGCAAGAATCGACTTTAGGTGCTGATTTAAAAGACTTAAAGAAAAACAAGCCCTGGATTATAATGTTGGTGGTTACGGCATTGATTTTCATTACATTGGCAATGAAGGGAGGTTCGTATGTATATTATTTTAATAACTATGTAGATGAAGCTTCTCTTCAGCAATTTATATCACCAATAACCAATTTCTTCAATTCCATTGGGATGAATTTCTTTGGTGAAGATGCACGTTCAGCAGGTTTCGGACTTTTCAATGCCGGAGGAATCATTATGATGATTGTCGGAATCACTTTCTCTAAAAAATTTGCAGACAAATATGGCAAAAGAGATGCGTTTATTGCTTCATTGTTTATATCAACTTTATTTGTAGTGGCCTTTATTTTCTATCCGCCAAAATCTGTTGGATTGATGTTTTTGTCGCAGATTTTACACGGTTTCTTTTACGGAATCGGTACACCTTTGCTTTGGGCAATGATTGCTGATGTCGCGGACTATTCCGAATGGAAAAATAACAGACGGGCAACTGCCATTATTTTTTCGGCAATGATGGTAGGCTTGAAGGTAGGTTTAAGCATCGGAAGCTCATTAGTCGCATATATTATTGGTCAGTATGGTTATATCTCCTCTGAAGGTGCGGTAAACGTGATACAGCCGGAAACAGTTTCCGCAGGTGCAAAAATGCTGGTCAGTGTATTTCCTTCCATTCCTTTCTTTTTAGCGTGTGGACTGCTGATGTTTTACGAAATCAATAAAAAGATGGAAATTAAAATCGAGCAAGAACTTAAAGAAAGAAGAAAGTAA